In Pontibacillus yanchengensis, the following are encoded in one genomic region:
- a CDS encoding VOC family protein, giving the protein MEISQVILKTKDLESMKEFYTEILAMSLTEHNKDSFQIAVGSSQLKFSSRDVEGDPFYHFAFNIPSNQFKEAKTWIRNKVSLNYEDGEDEAEFSHLPAQSFYFYDPAGNIVEFISRHSIANNKVHPFSPNSIQNISEISLTVEDPIKIGYKLLAIGIKERDNYELSESSLNFMGDNSTGSYLLLIKPGRRWIFSDKISVIHPIYIKVSNNVEIEVNDKNEVVCSQQL; this is encoded by the coding sequence TTGGAAATTAGTCAGGTCATTTTGAAAACTAAAGATCTTGAAAGTATGAAAGAGTTTTATACTGAAATTCTTGCAATGTCTTTAACAGAGCATAACAAAGATTCTTTTCAAATTGCAGTTGGATCTAGCCAGCTTAAATTTTCATCAAGGGATGTAGAAGGAGATCCTTTCTATCATTTTGCTTTTAATATACCTTCAAACCAGTTTAAGGAAGCTAAAACTTGGATTAGAAATAAAGTTAGTTTAAATTATGAGGATGGAGAAGATGAAGCGGAATTTTCACATCTGCCTGCACAATCTTTTTACTTTTATGATCCTGCTGGAAATATAGTCGAGTTTATCTCTAGGCATTCAATTGCTAATAATAAGGTTCACCCCTTCTCACCAAACAGTATTCAAAATATAAGTGAAATAAGTCTTACTGTGGAGGATCCTATTAAAATCGGTTATAAGTTATTAGCCATAGGTATTAAAGAGCGTGATAACTACGAATTAAGTGAAAGTTCACTGAATTTTATGGGTGACAATTCTACTGGATCATATCTCCTTTTAATAAAACCAGGTAGAAGATGGATATTTTCTGATAAAATCTCTGTTATTCATCCAATTTACATAAAGGTAAGTAATAATGTTGAAATAGAAGTGAATGACAAGAATGAGGTAGTATGTAGTCAACAGTTATAA
- a CDS encoding CBO0543 family protein has product MKQHPTWEDIINLREKLIEQYNVYWFNNNLFHFSWWAIIILNIISIFVLWKLIDKKRLFELLTLGGITVYMGVIIDTITTNYVLTGYPTSLLPIFPSFFVSTNFILPSVYILIYQHFSSWKKYLIATIIFGVVGVLFEGFYRWMEVYEYINWNIFYSFITYVLLGIILKLIMNFFKKQQV; this is encoded by the coding sequence ATGAAACAACATCCAACATGGGAAGATATAATAAATCTTAGAGAAAAATTAATTGAGCAATATAATGTATATTGGTTTAATAACAATCTTTTTCATTTTTCTTGGTGGGCGATTATAATACTAAATATTATTAGTATTTTTGTTCTGTGGAAATTAATTGATAAAAAACGCTTATTTGAGTTATTAACTTTAGGAGGTATAACTGTCTATATGGGTGTAATTATAGATACAATCACTACAAATTATGTATTGACTGGTTATCCTACAAGTTTATTACCAATTTTCCCCTCCTTTTTTGTATCAACTAATTTTATTCTTCCTTCAGTGTACATTCTAATATACCAACATTTTAGTTCATGGAAAAAGTATTTAATTGCAACTATAATATTTGGAGTAGTTGGAGTATTATTTGAAGGGTTTTATAGATGGATGGAAGTTTATGAGTATATAAATTGGAATATTTTCTATTCATTTATTACTTATGTTTTATTGGGTATCATTTTAAAATTAATAATGAATTTCTTTAAAAAGCAACAGGTTTAA